The following are encoded together in the Silurus meridionalis isolate SWU-2019-XX chromosome 2, ASM1480568v1, whole genome shotgun sequence genome:
- the noto gene encoding homeobox protein notochord, which translates to MQIPARPHGPYGFSMRPLATLHPDYASSACLATAAKPNVGKSFTIDALLAKPDHTENTKTSPFHGSLNPAPTPPGLFLHAGQMCPPLPQYLYTPAMMHTQSSYPVYCCPPYGYQTTCAGSVYTQGPTLSKAGVHSHYKHKAGKSKRMRTSFTNEQLSCLEKEFARQQYMVGSERFLLASSLQLTEAQVKVWFQNRRIKWRKQSLEQQQAKLAKLGLAVPPKSPGSQGREDEGDEDEHDFTEDSDVDIDDSLHA; encoded by the exons ATGCAGATCCCTGCACGGCCTCACGGACCCTACGGATTTTCAATGCGTCCACTCGCCACCCTTCACCCGGACTATGCCAGCAGTGCGTGCCTGGCCACTGCTGCAAAACCCAACGTGGGCAAATCGTTCACTATTGACGCTCTTCTCGCCAAGCCGGACCACACCGAAAACACGAAGACGAGTCCATTTCACGGCTCACTGAACCCTGCGCCAACACCACCAGGTCTCTTTCTACACGCAGGACAAATGTGTCCTCCACTTCCTCAATACCTGTACACCCCGGCTATGATGCACACGCAATCCAGCTACCCAGTCTACTGCTGTCCACCCTACGGGTACCAGACAACATGTGCTGGATCAGTTTACACACAAG GTCCCACACTATCTAAAGCAGGAGTTCACTCGCACTACAAGCACAAAGCGGGGAAGTCAAAGCGGATGCGCACAAGCTTCACCAACGAGCAGCTGTCCTGCTTGGAGAAGGAGTTTGCGCGCCAGCAGTACATGGTGGGATCAGAGCGCTTCCTGCTCGCATCCTCACTCCAGCTCACCGAGGCACAG GTCAAAGTTTGGTTCCAGAACAGGCGCATTAAATGGAGAAAACAGAGTCTTGAGCAACAGCAGGCCAAACTTGCCAAACTTGGACTCGCGGTTCCTCCAAAAAGCCCCGGATCTCAAGGCCGTGAGGATGAAGGAGACGAAGACGAGCACGATTTCACAGAAGACTCTGATGTTGACATCGACGACTCCCTGCACGCCTGA